In a genomic window of Syntrophorhabdaceae bacterium:
- a CDS encoding acyl-CoA dehydratase activase codes for MSEYASINKQLDWTKAKVIAAGVDIGAVTSKALILLDGQPYASSQVTTRTPKESAFGAINEALSKTGLKLENIHYIVATGRGSVQVTFAHKAISEIACGAAGAVRIWGPSVRTVLDAGGQSCRVIHCTEKGRATSFLWNDKCAAGIGRSMEAFGDLVKKDLTEMANIALQSDKFPKLSDFCAVYAQSEALDLIRSKVPIEELIAGYHYAMARRISTLVDRSGVKKDFVIIGGLAKNPGIINRVESILKISRLAPKSEWDPALTPALGAALYAGGFYKRQG; via the coding sequence GAGTGAGTATGCTTCGATAAATAAACAGCTGGATTGGACAAAGGCTAAGGTGATAGCGGCTGGAGTCGATATTGGAGCAGTGACATCCAAAGCATTGATACTGCTTGACGGACAACCCTATGCATCTTCTCAGGTTACGACCCGAACACCCAAAGAATCGGCTTTCGGTGCTATAAACGAGGCCCTGAGCAAAACCGGTTTAAAACTGGAAAATATCCATTACATAGTCGCGACCGGTCGCGGGAGCGTGCAGGTGACCTTTGCTCATAAAGCTATATCGGAAATTGCATGCGGCGCGGCAGGGGCGGTACGAATATGGGGCCCATCGGTCCGTACGGTGCTCGATGCCGGAGGGCAAAGTTGCAGGGTGATCCACTGCACCGAAAAGGGCAGAGCAACCTCATTCCTCTGGAACGACAAATGTGCCGCTGGTATCGGAAGGTCGATGGAAGCATTTGGCGATCTGGTTAAGAAAGACCTGACGGAGATGGCAAACATCGCGCTCCAGTCTGATAAATTTCCCAAACTGAGTGACTTTTGCGCCGTATATGCACAGTCCGAAGCCCTGGATCTCATTCGAAGCAAAGTACCAATAGAAGAGCTGATAGCGGGTTACCATTACGCTATGGCCAGGAGGATCAGCACATTGGTGGATAGATCGGGTGTGAAAAAGGATTTCGTCATCATTGGAGGGCTGGCCAAGAATCCAGGAATAATAAACCGGGTGGAAAGCATCCTGAAGATAAGCAGGCTGGCTCCTAAGTCTGAATGGGATCCTGCATTAACACCGGCCCTGGGTGCAGCTCTATATGCGGGTGGTTTCTACAAGAGGCAAGGATAA